A genomic window from Vitis riparia cultivar Riparia Gloire de Montpellier isolate 1030 chromosome 16, EGFV_Vit.rip_1.0, whole genome shotgun sequence includes:
- the LOC117933434 gene encoding putative receptor-like protein kinase At3g47110 has product MGHTSDFGIAKITSVVSSTTIATSVGKDQNSSNAMKGSMGYIAPEYGVSGKVSTEGDVYSYVILLLEMFTGRRPTDNKFQDGHTLHNLVKTSLPERESWSIAALRIGITCSMESPKDRMEIGGTANKLCSIKNLFLREADHGGEKEEADIEEEGTPNI; this is encoded by the exons ATGGGCCATACCAGTGATTTCGGTATTGCAAAGATCACTTCTGTTGTTTCCAGCACTACAATTGCTACTAGTGTTGGCAAAGACCAAAATAGCTCGAATGCAATGAAAGGATCCATGGGCTACATTGCTCCAG AATATGGTGTGAGTGGCAAGGTGTCCACTGAGGGAGATGTGTATAGTTATGTAATCCTTTTATTGGAGATGTTTACTGGAAGAAGACCAACTGATAACAAGTTCCAAGATGGTCATACTCTACATAACTTAGTGAAAACGTCTTTGCCTGAGCGCGAGTCATGGAG CATTGCAGCATTGCGAATTGGCATCACATGTTCCATGGAATCACCAAAGGACCGAATGGAGATAGGTGGCACAGCCAATAAATTATGCTCGATCAAGAACCTCTTCTTAAGGGAGGCAGACCATGGAGGGGAAAAGGAGGAGGCGGATATTGAGGAAGAAGGCACACCAAACATCTAG
- the LOC117934062 gene encoding GDSL esterase/lipase At4g10955-like, with protein sequence MAPELEGFDLTGPKQLAVVDWRNNHHCRAVAASLVQGAYNSKRNPQKSQDPKVQRSRWWSFFHFEVKRVLIDDKDSSIYGVVYEFKHTNPNNLPECAPKCVIAFRGTILKSRSAKQDMKLNIKLLTAELHKDNSRFKPALDAVKEVVQEAEPANIWLAGHSLGSAIAMLVGKSMAQEKYLKTFLFNPPFLRSSQRISTVHVWRM encoded by the exons ATGGCTCCTGAATTGGAAGGTTTCGACCTCACAGGACCGAAACAGCTCGCTGTTGTTGACTG GAGAAATAATCATCACTGCCGGGCAGTTGCTGCCAGCCTGGTTCAGGGAGCATACAATTCAAAACGTAATCCCCAGAAATCCCAAGATCCCAAAGTTCAGCGTTCCCGTTGGTGGTCCTTCTTTCATTTTGAGGTAAAACGTGTGCTCATAGATGATAAAGATTCATCCATCTACGGTGTCGTTTATGAATTTAAGCACACAAACCCCAACAATTTGCCAGAATGCGCCCCAAAGTGTGTGATTGCCTTTCGTGGAACAATCCTCAAATCTAGATCCGCAAAACAGGATATGAAGTTGAATATCAAGCTCTTGACTGCTGAACTTCACAAGGACAACTCTCGCTTTAAACCCGCGCTGGACGCTGTCAAAGAAGTTGTTCAAGAAGCTGAGCCTGCAAATATTTGGTTAGCAGGACATTCCCTGGGGTCGGCCATTGCAATGCTGGTTGGAAAATCCATGGCCCAGGAGAAGTATCTCAAAACTTTCCTTTTCAATCCGCCTTTCTTGAGGTCTTCTCAAAGAATATCAACAGTCCACGTTTGGAGAATGTAA
- the LOC117933980 gene encoding GDSL esterase/lipase At4g10955-like: protein MAIERGNFDLTGPKQLTEVDWTNNHHRRAVVASLVEGAYNLEYDRQESRDPQVQSSRWWNFFHFQLKRALVDDKDSSIYGAVYEIKHTHLNHLPKCAPKYVIAFRGTILKLSTAKRDLKLNIKVLTDVLHMDRHRFKPALEAVQQVVQEAGSANIWLAGHSLGSSIAMMVGKSMAQEGKCMEAFLFNPPLLGNVLLKIIGNQYLHDAMRLTETSCNFGTLFVGGGHVRQGQYDQFNALSSWIPNLFVNRHDPICSEYIGHFRNRNKVEKQFGAGMIGRVAVLQPTLGVLKAAVGMDPQPSTQLLPKAYLTISESSSSCSILEAHGVRQWWYHMSLGPAFADLLRKKSISDPVLMGGP from the exons ATGGCTATTGAAAGGGGAAATTTCGACCTCACAGGACCCAAACAGCTCACTGAAGTTGACTG GACAAATAATCATCACCGTCGGGCAGTTGTTGCGAGCCTGGTTGAGGGAGCATACAATTTAGAATATGATCGCCAGGAATCCCGAGATCCCCAAGTTCAGTCTTCCCGTTGGTGGAACTTCTTTCATTTTCAGTTAAAACGTGCGCTCGTAGATGATAAAGATTCATCCATCTACGGTGCCGTTTATGAAATCAAGCACACACACCTTAACCATTTGCCAAAATGTGCCCCAAAGTATGTTATCGCCTTTCGTGGCACAATCCTCAAACTGAGCACCGCAAAACGCGATCTCAAGTTGAATATCAAGGTCTTGACTGATGTACTTCACATGGACAGACACCGCTTTAAACCCGCACTGGAAGCTGTCCAACAAGTTGTTCAAGAAGCCGGGTCTGCAAATATTTGGTTAGCAGGACATTCCCTCGGGTCATCCATTGCGATGATGGTTGGAAAATCCATGGCCCAGGAGGGTAAATGTATGGAGGCTTTCCTTTTCAATCCACCTCTCTTGGGGAATGTCCTCTTGAAGATTATCGGCAATCAATATTTGCACGATGCAATGCGCTTGACAGAGACTTCGTGTAATTTTGGGACCTTATTTGTTGGAGGTGGTCATGTGAGGCAGGGACAATATGACCAATTTAATGCATTGTCTTCTTGGATCCCCAACCTGTTTGTGAACCGACACGATCCTATTTGCTCAGAGTATATAGGGCATTTTAGAAATAGGAACAAAGTGGAGAAGCAGTTTGGAGCTGGGATGATAGGGAGGGTTGCTGTACTGCAGCCAACATTGGGTGTATTAAAAGCTGCAGTTGGGATGGATCCACAACCATCCACACAGCTACTTCCTAAAGCATATCTAACCATTAGCGAGAGCTCATCCTCATGCAGTATTTTGGAGGCTCATGGAGTAAGACAATGGTGGTATCACATGTCTCTAGGGCCAGCCTTTGCAGATTtattaagaaagaaatcaaTAAGTGATCCTGTCCTCATGGGTGGACCATGA